A DNA window from Prochlorococcus marinus str. GP2 contains the following coding sequences:
- a CDS encoding diflavin flavoprotein — protein MSEINISLFEENQNFSKFEIAENITCIRFLDHNKERFELEFNLEKGTSFNTFLIRNNDELLIIHPPEKQYLNSFNEIISNFFNQFKLKKINVISGHINPQIIETIKEVNKQFQNLTITCSNPGFKLISELWNQRNPNLKEFIEVQLPKINIIKKELNLELEKISLELIPIPTARWPGGLIIYERNQEILLSEKIFSAHIASEYWSETNRISTEIDRKHFYDCLMAPMSNQVVSITEKIADYDIKTIAPLHGPAIEYSLKSFLNDYIRWGENLTTNNPKIALIYASAYGNTASIGDALAKGINRTSVEVESINCEFTSNDVLIKSIQNADGYLIGSPTLGGHAPTPIVSALGTLLSEGNRDKPVGIFGSFGWSGEAIDLLESKLKDGGFHFSFEPIRIKFSPNKPKIKELEEIGTHFGRKIIKRAKKKPRKSDTGMITSKTDPKLQALGRVIGSLCVLTASKGKDENNIRGAMLASWVSQASFSPPGLSIAVAKDRSVESLLQVGDSFALNILSEKDFKEPLKRFTKPFSPGENRFEGLNIEFTPNEQIIIPNSLAWLDASVKERMECGDHWVIYAEVQHGNILKSDCLTAVHHRKTGANY, from the coding sequence ATGTCAGAGATTAATATAAGCTTATTTGAAGAAAATCAAAACTTTTCAAAATTTGAAATTGCTGAAAATATTACTTGCATTAGATTTCTCGATCATAATAAAGAAAGATTTGAACTTGAATTTAATCTAGAGAAAGGAACCTCATTTAACACTTTTTTAATAAGAAATAATGACGAACTTTTAATTATTCATCCACCTGAAAAGCAATATTTAAATTCATTTAATGAAATAATTTCTAACTTTTTTAATCAATTTAAATTAAAAAAAATTAACGTCATCTCTGGACATATCAACCCCCAAATAATAGAAACCATAAAAGAAGTAAATAAACAATTTCAAAACTTAACTATAACTTGCTCAAATCCTGGCTTCAAACTTATTAGTGAACTTTGGAATCAAAGAAATCCTAACTTAAAAGAATTTATTGAAGTTCAATTACCCAAAATCAACATAATTAAGAAAGAACTTAATTTAGAATTAGAAAAAATTTCACTAGAATTAATTCCTATTCCAACTGCACGTTGGCCTGGAGGACTAATAATTTATGAACGTAATCAAGAAATACTTTTAAGTGAAAAAATTTTCTCTGCTCATATTGCATCCGAATATTGGTCTGAGACAAATCGAATTAGCACAGAAATTGATAGAAAACACTTTTATGATTGTTTGATGGCACCGATGTCTAATCAAGTGGTATCAATAACTGAAAAAATTGCAGATTATGACATTAAAACCATTGCACCATTGCACGGTCCAGCTATTGAATATAGCCTAAAAAGCTTTTTAAATGACTACATTCGATGGGGTGAAAATCTCACAACAAATAATCCTAAAATCGCTCTTATTTATGCAAGTGCTTATGGAAATACAGCTTCCATAGGGGATGCTTTGGCCAAAGGTATAAATAGAACCTCAGTTGAAGTGGAAAGTATTAATTGTGAATTTACATCAAATGATGTACTCATAAAATCTATCCAAAATGCAGATGGATATTTAATAGGATCTCCCACACTTGGGGGGCACGCCCCAACGCCTATAGTAAGTGCATTAGGGACATTATTATCAGAGGGCAATAGAGATAAACCGGTTGGGATTTTTGGTAGTTTCGGCTGGAGCGGCGAGGCGATAGATTTACTTGAATCAAAATTAAAAGACGGCGGTTTTCACTTTAGTTTTGAACCTATAAGAATTAAATTCAGTCCAAATAAACCAAAAATTAAAGAGCTAGAAGAAATAGGAACCCACTTTGGGAGAAAAATTATAAAGAGAGCTAAGAAAAAACCTAGAAAATCAGATACTGGAATGATCACAAGTAAAACAGATCCAAAGTTACAAGCTCTTGGAAGAGTAATTGGGTCACTTTGTGTTCTAACTGCTTCTAAAGGAAAAGATGAGAATAATATCAGAGGAGCTATGCTTGCATCCTGGGTTAGTCAAGCAAGTTTTTCTCCACCAGGATTAAGTATTGCTGTAGCAAAGGATAGATCTGTAGAGTCTCTACTTCAAGTAGGAGATTCATTTGCTTTAAATATCTTAAGTGAAAAAGATTTTAAAGAACCTTTGAAAAGATTCACAAAACCTTTTTCACCAGGTGAGAATAGATTCGAAGGCTTAAATATTGAATTTACTCCTAATGAACAGATAATAATTCCTAACTCCTTAGCATGGTTGGATGCCTCTGTAAAAGAAAGAATGGAATGTGGGGATCATTGGGTAATATATGCTGAAGTACAACACGGTAATATACTTAAGTCCGATTGTTTAACAGCAGTTCATCACCGTAAAACTGGTGCTAACTATTAA
- a CDS encoding diflavin flavoprotein, with product MIASAQTTNSKVAQINNKLTVQSQNFADDSFAIRSLDWDRSRFDIEFGLRNGTTYNSFIIKGKKLAIIDTSHAKFEELWFKELLKNVNPQEVDYLITSHTEPDHSGLIGNLLELNQNITVVGSKLALKFIEDQIHIPFKRLEVKSGEFLNLGTNPNSGLEHNIEFISAPNLHWPDTIFSYDHSTHVLYTCDAFGLHYCSDEFFDIDQKEIYDDFRFYYDCLMGPNARSVLQAIKRIDKLPELKTIAVGHGPLLHNQVNYWKGKYLEWSSNKSKGNDFVSVCYISDYGYCDRLSQAISHGISKADAQVQLIDLRSSDPQELTSLISESKAVVIPTWPVDSDNELKKSLGTLFAALKAKQFTAVYDAFGGNDEPIDSLANKLRELGQKEAFSPLRVKNIPDPIVYQQFEEAGTDLGQLINKKKNIASMKSLDSNLDKALGRLSGGLYVVTASQGEGSTFRQSAMVASWVSQASFSPPGITVAVAKDRAIESYMQVGEGFVVNILREDNYQKMFRHFLKRFAPGADRFADVDVISNIAEGGPVLSDSLAFLDCKVSSRMETPDHWIIYGIVENGNVSDLSCKTAVHHRKVANHY from the coding sequence ATGATAGCCTCTGCCCAGACAACTAATTCTAAAGTGGCACAAATAAATAATAAGTTGACAGTTCAATCTCAAAATTTTGCTGATGATTCATTTGCCATAAGATCTTTGGATTGGGATCGTAGTAGATTTGATATTGAATTTGGATTAAGAAATGGAACTACATACAATAGTTTCATAATTAAAGGAAAAAAATTAGCAATTATTGATACTAGTCACGCAAAGTTTGAAGAATTATGGTTTAAAGAATTACTGAAAAATGTAAATCCACAAGAAGTGGATTATCTAATTACAAGCCATACAGAACCTGATCATTCTGGCTTAATAGGTAATCTTTTAGAATTAAACCAAAACATCACAGTAGTAGGATCAAAATTAGCACTTAAATTTATTGAAGACCAAATACATATTCCCTTTAAGCGTCTAGAGGTTAAGAGTGGAGAGTTTTTAAATCTCGGAACTAATCCTAATAGCGGTTTAGAACATAATATTGAATTTATAAGCGCACCAAATTTACATTGGCCAGATACAATTTTTTCATATGACCACAGCACTCATGTTCTCTATACTTGCGATGCATTTGGACTCCATTATTGTTCTGATGAATTTTTTGACATCGATCAAAAAGAAATATATGATGATTTCCGTTTTTATTACGATTGCCTAATGGGTCCAAACGCTAGAAGCGTTTTGCAAGCAATTAAAAGAATAGATAAGTTACCTGAATTAAAAACAATAGCGGTAGGTCACGGACCTTTGCTGCATAATCAAGTAAATTATTGGAAAGGAAAATATCTAGAATGGAGTAGCAATAAAAGCAAAGGTAATGATTTTGTATCAGTCTGCTATATAAGCGACTATGGTTATTGTGACCGACTAAGTCAAGCTATATCACATGGAATAAGTAAAGCAGATGCACAAGTTCAATTAATAGATTTAAGATCCTCTGATCCGCAAGAATTAACAAGTTTAATTTCTGAATCAAAAGCAGTAGTCATACCGACATGGCCAGTAGATTCAGATAATGAATTAAAAAAATCTCTTGGGACATTGTTTGCCGCATTAAAGGCTAAACAATTTACGGCTGTTTATGATGCATTTGGTGGAAATGATGAACCAATAGATTCCTTAGCGAATAAACTAAGAGAACTTGGCCAAAAAGAAGCTTTCTCTCCTTTAAGAGTGAAAAATATTCCAGATCCTATTGTCTATCAACAATTCGAAGAAGCCGGAACTGACTTAGGCCAATTGATCAATAAAAAGAAAAATATTGCCTCAATGAAGAGCTTAGATTCTAATTTAGATAAAGCGTTAGGAAGATTAAGTGGAGGATTATATGTAGTTACAGCTAGCCAAGGAGAAGGTTCTACATTTAGACAAAGTGCTATGGTCGCAAGTTGGGTTAGTCAGGCAAGTTTTTCTCCACCAGGTATCACTGTTGCAGTAGCAAAAGATAGAGCTATTGAATCATATATGCAAGTTGGAGAAGGTTTTGTTGTGAATATCTTGAGAGAAGATAACTATCAAAAAATGTTCAGACATTTTTTAAAAAGATTTGCTCCTGGAGCTGATAGATTTGCAGATGTAGATGTAATTAGCAACATTGCAGAAGGAGGACCAGTCCTATCAGATTCACTCGCATTTCTAGATTGTAAAGTTAGTTCCAGGATGGAGACTCCTGACCATTGGATAATTTACGGAATTGTTGAAAATGGTAATGTCTCTGACTTATCATGCAAGACAGCAGTTCATCACAGAAAAGTTGCTAATCACTATTAG
- the alaS gene encoding alanine--tRNA ligase — translation MTSQLIKKIFTGDEIRNAFLKFYSEKLHKIIPSASLIPDDPTVMLTIAGMLPFKPVFLGLKERPSKRATSSQKCIRTNDIENVGVTARHHTFFEMLGNFSFGDYFKREAIHWAWELVTNIYQLSAENIIVSVFHEDGESAKIWRDEIGIHPDRIVKLGEKDNFWSSGKTGPCGPCSELYYDFYPEKGLQNIDLEDGDRFIEFYNLVFMQYNRDPNGKLTDLKFKNIDTGLGLERMAQILQKKQNNYETDLIFPIIQKTCEISNIDYFSSNDKNKISLKIIGDHIRAVIHLISDGVAASNLGRGYILRRLIRRMVRHGRLLGITNEFLPNIATVGINLMKKNYPDLKNNNDLILNEIKIEEIRFRETLERGEKLLDELISSGQKLISGFKAFELYDTYGFPLELTVEIAEENSISVDVKGFEEEMNAQKERAKAASSNIDLTLEGSLEREIDLFKKTVFNGYNSLLSEAEIKGIFLDSTLVKKATKGQKVLIVLDQTTFYGESGGQVGDIGTIFSEDVEVVVDNVMRKKNVFLHYGTIKKGILTIGQKVKTNVNSSNRAKAAANHTATHLLQSALKSVVNEGVGQKGSLVAFNKLRFDFNSSNPISKDQISKIETLVNSWIMENHALEIKNMSKSEALEMGAVAMFGEKYDDEVRVVNVPGVSMELCGGTHVKTTSELGSFKIISEEGISAGVRRIEALSGQSALDYFSDRNALVNQLSDLLKANPNQLFERVNNLQAELINKNKEIQKMKDEIAYFKYSSIKSSAEIVNSFSILVNQIDGLDGNSLQSTALNLISHLGNKAIVILGGIPNPENRKLLFVVSLGDDAVKKGLHAGKLINEIARICSGGGGGKPNFAQAGAKDIDKLSDALDYAKNYLQKTLDSHSDK, via the coding sequence ATGACATCTCAACTAATTAAAAAAATATTTACTGGAGATGAAATAAGAAATGCTTTCTTAAAATTTTACAGTGAGAAATTACATAAAATCATTCCAAGTGCATCTTTAATTCCAGATGATCCTACGGTTATGCTCACAATTGCGGGGATGCTACCTTTTAAACCAGTTTTTTTAGGTTTAAAAGAAAGACCATCAAAAAGGGCTACATCTAGCCAAAAGTGCATCAGAACAAACGATATAGAAAACGTTGGTGTTACAGCTAGACATCACACTTTTTTTGAAATGCTTGGAAATTTCTCTTTTGGAGATTATTTTAAACGAGAGGCTATTCATTGGGCTTGGGAATTAGTAACTAATATTTATCAACTTTCTGCTGAAAATATAATTGTGAGTGTCTTTCATGAAGATGGAGAGTCTGCAAAAATTTGGAGAGATGAAATTGGTATTCATCCAGATAGGATAGTGAAACTTGGTGAGAAAGATAATTTTTGGTCTTCAGGAAAGACAGGTCCATGTGGACCTTGTTCAGAACTTTATTATGATTTTTATCCTGAAAAAGGCCTGCAGAATATCGATTTAGAAGACGGAGATCGTTTCATTGAATTTTATAATCTTGTTTTTATGCAATATAATCGCGATCCTAATGGAAAATTGACAGATTTAAAATTTAAAAATATTGATACAGGACTGGGCCTTGAACGGATGGCTCAAATACTGCAAAAAAAGCAAAATAATTATGAGACAGATTTAATTTTTCCTATCATTCAAAAAACTTGTGAGATTTCAAATATTGATTATTTTTCTTCAAATGATAAAAACAAAATTTCTTTAAAAATTATTGGAGATCATATAAGAGCTGTTATTCATTTAATTTCTGATGGAGTAGCAGCAAGTAATCTCGGCAGGGGTTATATATTAAGAAGGCTTATTAGAAGAATGGTCAGACATGGGAGATTATTAGGGATAACAAATGAATTTTTACCCAATATTGCTACTGTTGGGATCAATTTAATGAAAAAAAACTATCCTGATTTAAAAAATAATAATGATTTAATTTTGAATGAGATAAAAATTGAAGAAATAAGATTTAGGGAAACTCTTGAAAGAGGAGAGAAATTATTAGATGAGTTAATTTCTTCAGGGCAGAAATTAATTTCTGGTTTTAAAGCTTTTGAACTTTATGATACTTATGGATTTCCTTTAGAACTTACTGTAGAAATTGCAGAAGAAAATAGTATCAGTGTAGATGTAAAGGGTTTTGAAGAAGAAATGAATGCACAAAAAGAGAGAGCTAAAGCTGCTTCAAGCAATATTGATTTGACATTAGAGGGATCATTAGAACGAGAAATAGATCTTTTTAAAAAAACTGTTTTTAATGGTTACAATTCACTCCTTTCGGAAGCTGAAATAAAGGGTATATTCTTGGATTCAACATTAGTTAAGAAAGCAACTAAGGGGCAGAAAGTTTTAATTGTTCTTGATCAGACAACTTTTTATGGAGAATCTGGCGGGCAAGTTGGTGATATTGGAACGATATTTTCAGAAGATGTAGAGGTTGTGGTTGATAATGTTATGCGAAAGAAAAATGTTTTCTTACATTACGGAACTATCAAAAAAGGAATATTAACTATTGGACAAAAAGTTAAGACTAACGTTAACTCCTCTAATAGAGCTAAGGCTGCTGCAAACCATACAGCTACTCATTTATTACAATCTGCGCTCAAATCAGTTGTTAACGAAGGTGTCGGACAAAAAGGTTCATTAGTTGCCTTTAATAAATTACGATTTGACTTTAATTCCTCTAATCCTATTTCTAAAGATCAAATTTCTAAGATTGAGACTTTAGTTAACTCTTGGATTATGGAAAATCATGCCTTAGAAATAAAAAATATGTCTAAGAGTGAGGCTCTTGAAATGGGTGCAGTCGCCATGTTTGGAGAAAAATATGATGATGAAGTGCGCGTTGTTAATGTACCAGGAGTTTCAATGGAACTTTGTGGTGGCACACATGTTAAAACTACATCCGAATTAGGTTCTTTCAAAATAATTAGTGAGGAAGGAATCTCAGCCGGAGTAAGAAGGATCGAAGCATTATCAGGTCAATCAGCATTAGACTATTTCAGTGATAGAAATGCTTTAGTAAATCAACTAAGTGATTTGTTAAAAGCAAATCCTAATCAACTTTTTGAAAGGGTTAATAATTTGCAAGCAGAGCTTATTAATAAGAATAAAGAGATACAAAAAATGAAAGATGAAATTGCATATTTTAAATACTCTTCCATAAAATCATCCGCAGAAATAGTAAATTCTTTTTCAATTTTAGTAAATCAGATTGATGGCTTAGATGGGAATTCTTTGCAATCTACAGCACTTAATTTAATTTCTCATTTGGGAAATAAAGCAATAGTTATTCTTGGGGGAATACCAAATCCAGAAAATAGAAAGTTGTTATTTGTGGTTTCTTTAGGTGATGATGCAGTAAAAAAAGGATTGCATGCAGGTAAATTAATTAATGAGATTGCAAGAATTTGTTCGGGAGGTGGAGGAGGAAAGCCTAACTTTGCTCAAGCAGGTGCTAAAGATATTGATAAGTTAAGTGATGCTTTAGATTATGCTAAAAATTATTTGCAAAAAACATTAGATAGTCATTCTGATAAATAA
- the speA gene encoding biosynthetic arginine decarboxylase, with protein sequence MTNFEPKKLKNIWTIEDSISTYNIDKWGDKYFSINSKGNISVTKDIKSENKIDLFKLVKELKSREINPPLIIRFNDILKDRLNALHDSFLKAIKTYKYKNIYQGVFPVKCNQQKNVLEKIIEFGSQWNFGLEVGSKSELLIGLALLENQNSLLICNGYKDKKYIEIATLARKLGKNPIIVIEQRDEVKRIIQAVQELNATPLIGIRAKLSSKSSGRWGKSIGDNSKFGLSIPEIMLTIKELKEADLINEMKLLHFHIGSQISDIAVIKDALQEASQIYVELCKLGAPMQYIDVGGGLGIDFDGTKTSSNTSTNYSLQNYANDVVATIKDSCEINNIKHPTIISESGRAIISHCSVLIFNVLGTSHVSSKLQIFDKKNQQLIISNLLETFYELKKLKNKKINLSQIIELWNDAKKFKEDCLVAFRLGFLSLAERAYAEELTWACAKEISNNLNNDEINHPDLSEITETLASTYYANLSIFKSIPDSWAINQIFPIVPIHRHLEEPFCKGNFADLTCDSDGKLNNFIDNGEIKSLLNLHKPEEDKDYLIGIFMTGAYQEALGNLHNLFGSTNVVHIDINQDDSYKVKNIIKEDSKSEILQLLDYSSASLVESIRINTESAIDQKKLTIEEARKLMDQIEISLRKSSYLSE encoded by the coding sequence TTGACCAATTTTGAACCGAAAAAATTAAAGAATATTTGGACTATTGAAGATAGTATTTCGACTTATAACATAGACAAATGGGGAGATAAATATTTTTCTATAAATTCCAAAGGAAATATATCAGTAACTAAAGATATAAAATCTGAAAATAAGATAGATCTTTTTAAACTTGTCAAAGAACTTAAGAGCAGAGAAATAAATCCTCCATTAATCATAAGATTTAATGATATTTTGAAAGATCGCTTAAATGCTTTACATGACTCTTTTTTAAAAGCAATAAAAACCTATAAATATAAGAACATTTATCAAGGCGTTTTTCCTGTCAAATGTAATCAACAGAAAAATGTACTAGAAAAGATAATAGAGTTTGGTAGCCAATGGAATTTTGGTTTAGAAGTAGGAAGTAAATCAGAACTATTAATTGGCCTTGCACTTCTTGAAAACCAAAATTCATTATTAATATGCAACGGATATAAAGATAAAAAATATATTGAGATTGCTACTTTGGCCAGAAAACTCGGCAAAAATCCAATAATAGTTATTGAACAACGAGATGAAGTAAAAAGAATTATTCAAGCAGTTCAAGAACTTAACGCGACTCCATTGATAGGAATTAGAGCAAAGTTATCAAGTAAAAGTAGTGGGAGGTGGGGTAAATCTATTGGAGATAATTCCAAATTTGGATTATCAATCCCAGAAATTATGTTGACAATAAAAGAACTAAAAGAAGCAGATCTTATCAACGAAATGAAATTGCTCCATTTTCATATAGGCAGTCAAATAAGTGATATTGCTGTGATCAAAGACGCATTACAAGAAGCGAGCCAAATATATGTTGAACTGTGTAAACTAGGAGCCCCAATGCAATATATCGACGTTGGGGGAGGATTAGGAATAGATTTTGATGGAACTAAAACCTCCTCCAACACTTCTACTAATTATTCTCTTCAAAATTATGCTAACGATGTAGTTGCAACTATTAAGGATTCATGTGAAATAAATAATATCAAGCATCCAACAATAATCTCAGAAAGCGGAAGAGCAATAATTAGTCATTGTTCAGTTTTGATTTTTAATGTCTTAGGAACAAGCCATGTCAGTTCCAAACTACAAATTTTTGATAAAAAAAATCAACAATTAATAATTTCAAATTTACTTGAAACTTTCTATGAATTAAAAAAACTTAAAAATAAAAAAATAAATTTATCTCAAATTATTGAACTATGGAATGATGCAAAAAAGTTTAAAGAAGATTGCTTAGTCGCTTTTAGATTAGGATTTTTAAGTTTGGCAGAAAGAGCTTATGCCGAAGAACTTACTTGGGCTTGCGCAAAAGAAATTTCCAATAACCTGAATAATGATGAAATCAATCACCCTGATTTATCTGAAATTACAGAAACTTTAGCATCGACTTATTATGCAAATTTATCTATCTTTAAATCTATTCCCGATAGCTGGGCAATAAATCAGATTTTTCCAATAGTACCAATACATAGGCACTTAGAGGAGCCGTTCTGCAAAGGCAACTTTGCAGATTTAACTTGTGATTCAGATGGGAAACTAAATAATTTTATTGATAATGGAGAAATTAAATCATTACTAAATTTACATAAGCCAGAGGAAGATAAAGATTATCTAATTGGAATTTTTATGACTGGAGCCTATCAAGAAGCACTAGGAAACTTGCACAATTTATTTGGCAGTACAAACGTTGTTCATATAGATATAAATCAAGATGATTCATATAAGGTCAAAAATATTATTAAAGAGGACAGTAAATCTGAAATTTTACAATTATTAGATTATAGTTCAGCTTCTTTGGTCGAATCTATAAGGATTAATACTGAATCAGCAATTGATCAAAAAAAATTAACTATTGAAGAAGCAAGGAAATTAATGGATCAAATCGAAATTAGTCTCAGAAAAAGTAGTTATTTATCAGAATGA
- the ndk gene encoding nucleoside-diphosphate kinase yields the protein MTKERTFIAIKPDGVQRGYVSEIIGRFEKKGFKLVGLKQLIPSKELAQNHYGVHRERPFFGDLVDFISSGPVVAMVWEGEGVILSARKLIGATKPLEAEPGTIRGDLAIDIGRNIIHGSDGEDTAKFEIDLWFNKEELCEWETSDSKWRSEN from the coding sequence ATGACCAAAGAGAGAACCTTTATTGCAATTAAACCAGATGGCGTTCAAAGAGGATATGTTTCTGAGATTATTGGCAGATTCGAAAAAAAAGGATTTAAATTGGTGGGATTAAAGCAATTAATTCCTTCAAAAGAACTTGCTCAAAATCATTATGGAGTACATAGAGAAAGACCCTTTTTTGGTGATTTAGTAGACTTTATTTCAAGTGGCCCTGTTGTAGCAATGGTGTGGGAAGGCGAAGGAGTTATTTTGAGTGCTAGAAAACTAATAGGCGCAACAAAACCTTTGGAAGCAGAGCCTGGAACAATTAGAGGTGATTTAGCTATTGATATTGGGAGGAATATTATTCATGGGTCTGATGGAGAAGATACAGCAAAATTTGAAATTGATCTATGGTTCAACAAAGAGGAATTGTGTGAATGGGAAACTTCTGATTCGAAATGGCGATCTGAAAATTAA
- a CDS encoding FAD-dependent oxidoreductase, with the protein MAQETKNSILIIGGGLLGLSIAYEFSRNNYKVLVLSKNRNESAGFVAAGMLASHAEGLEDELLKFGQESQNLIPKWIKSIEQDSNIKCGLKKCGIVVPFKNKKDLEEFPTYEYGKYLNHKDLQTEIKGMNSIWKYGLLFEQDGQIDNRRRLMRALERACSLHEVEFHEGSEVKDLTFEKNKITGATVLCATGEIKKINCEKAIICSGAWSKKIFNKIPVFPVKGQMLSIQGPTNFLKRVIFGPKTYLVPRDDGLIIVGATVEKDSKFNQGNTPNGIKQLQEGIRSLLPEAINWPQMEHWWGFRPCTPDLKPIIGKSKIENLFIATGHYRNGVLFSAITSDLLLKIVQNKNLKEIEKSFLEKFSLDRFAI; encoded by the coding sequence ATGGCACAAGAAACCAAAAATTCAATATTAATCATTGGAGGTGGACTTTTAGGTTTATCTATTGCTTATGAATTTTCTAGAAATAACTACAAAGTTTTAGTTTTAAGCAAAAACAGAAATGAATCAGCTGGATTTGTTGCTGCAGGAATGTTAGCTAGTCATGCCGAAGGGCTCGAAGATGAATTACTAAAATTTGGCCAAGAAAGTCAAAATCTTATTCCAAAGTGGATAAAAAGTATTGAACAAGATAGTAATATTAAATGCGGTTTAAAAAAATGTGGCATAGTAGTTCCTTTTAAAAACAAAAAAGATCTTGAAGAGTTTCCAACTTATGAATATGGAAAATATTTAAATCACAAAGATCTTCAAACAGAAATTAAGGGAATGAATTCTATTTGGAAATATGGTTTGCTTTTTGAACAAGATGGTCAAATAGATAACCGAAGAAGACTGATGCGTGCTCTTGAGAGAGCATGCTCCTTGCATGAAGTCGAATTTCATGAGGGATCAGAAGTAAAGGATCTGACATTCGAAAAAAACAAAATTACAGGTGCAACAGTTTTATGTGCCACTGGGGAAATAAAAAAAATTAACTGCGAAAAAGCAATTATATGCAGCGGTGCTTGGAGTAAAAAAATTTTTAATAAGATTCCAGTCTTTCCTGTAAAAGGACAAATGCTATCAATACAAGGTCCAACAAATTTTTTGAAAAGAGTTATTTTTGGTCCAAAAACTTATCTAGTTCCCCGTGATGATGGACTTATCATAGTTGGAGCGACAGTTGAAAAAGATTCAAAATTTAATCAGGGTAATACTCCTAATGGAATAAAACAACTGCAAGAAGGCATTCGATCCTTATTGCCAGAAGCTATTAATTGGCCTCAAATGGAACATTGGTGGGGATTTAGACCTTGCACACCAGATCTAAAACCAATAATTGGAAAATCAAAAATTGAAAATCTTTTTATAGCTACAGGACATTACAGAAATGGGGTTTTATTTTCTGCAATAACAAGTGATCTTCTTTTAAAAATAGTTCAAAATAAAAATCTCAAAGAAATAGAAAAAAGCTTTTTAGAAAAATTTAGTTTAGATAGATTTGCGATTTAA